Proteins from one Amycolatopsis benzoatilytica AK 16/65 genomic window:
- a CDS encoding HAMP domain-containing protein, which produces MTVTPETSGSPRNAGAQEPDFVPASEVAALERLLAAVHDLGDGNFRRRFVAHGDGITARLASAFNDIAERNQRLVTELMRVRTAVGQEGRLNERVRTEIGPGGWSTAVDTVNGLIEDVSRPVVELDRVLGAVAGGDLSQPMALQLDGRPLRGQYAELAKTVNGLNAQLSRFAAEVIRLSREIAGEGRLGGQAEVPGVSGTWRDLTDSVNFLADNLTEQVRNIASVTTAVARGDLTQKINVDARGEILELKNTINTMVDQLSSFADEVTRVSREVGSEGRLGGQARVPGVAGTWRDLTDSVNLMADNLTDQVRNISQVATAVAAGDLTKKIDVDARGEILQLKTTLNTMVDQLSSFADEVTRVAREVGSDGRLGGQAEVPGAAGTWRGLTDSVNQMADNLTDQVRNISHVTTAVAKGDLTQKITVDARGEILELKTTMNTMVDQLSSFADEVTRVAREVGTEGQLGGQATVPGVAGIWRDLTGSVNFMANNLTAQVRNIAQVATAVARGDLTKKIAVDAKGEILELKTTLNTMVDQLSAFADEVTRVSREVGTDGKLGGQATVPGVAGTWKDLTDNVNFMANNLTEQVRNISHVTSAVARGDLTQKITVDARGEILELKNILNTMVDQLSAFADEVTRVSREVGTEGRLGGQARVPGVAGTWKDLTDNVNVMADNLTVQVRSIATMASAVANGDLSKKISIDAAGEVAALAGTLNDMVETLRAFADEVTRVAREVGTEGILGGQARVPGVAGTWKDLTENVNFMAHNLTSQVRNISQVTTAVARGDLSRKIDVDARGEILELKTTMNTMVDQLSAFAAEVTRVAREVGTEGKLGGQAEVEGVSGTWKRLTESVNQLAGNLTTQVRAIGQVATAVTAGDLTRHITVDASGELADLKDNINQMIANLKETTSANREQDWLKTNLARLSGRMQGHRDLASVATLILSELAPLVSAQQGAFFIAHDDDGSGDQDKLLDCIAAYGLAQARTGLRFRLGESLIGQAAVDRRTILVNGAPPEYALVSSGLGSAPPVNVIVLPVLFQGEVLGVLELASVNEFSAVHLDLLEQLRHTIGVNVNTILSNSRTEALLTESQRLAQELRARSEQLQAQQGELRRSNTELAEKAALLAQQNRDIEVKNIEIEQARQELEERAGQLTVASQYKNEFMANMSHELRTPLNSALILAKLLSENPEGNLTEKQIQFARTIYAAGSDLQQLINDILDLAKVEAGKLDLQMSDVTLPELVNYVESLCRPLTADKGLEFAVLIDPPVPGSVHTDEHRLQQVLRNLLSNAAKFTDEGGVRLHIRMAEPGEVSQESLRAAAGIIAFAVEDTGIGIPEEKLEVIFDAFRQADGTTSRKYGGTGLGLSISQQLTELLSGELRVSSTPGRGSTFTLYLPVGAANLIASTTPVRPTPKLPVLPSTITVAEPNSAPKRFDGEKVLIVDDDLRNVFALAAVLEQAGLEVIYADTGVAGIRALERHEDTALVLMDVMMPELDGNATIAAIRAEAAHEDLPVIAVTAKATEEDRERTLASGADDYITKPVDTDLLLDVIAARLEADAASTQRSSERNDMERVTGIEPA; this is translated from the coding sequence ATGACAGTGACGCCCGAGACTTCCGGGAGCCCCCGGAACGCGGGGGCCCAGGAACCGGATTTCGTCCCCGCGAGCGAGGTAGCGGCGCTGGAGCGGCTGCTCGCGGCGGTGCACGATCTGGGGGACGGCAACTTCCGGCGGCGCTTCGTCGCGCACGGCGACGGAATCACCGCCCGGCTCGCCTCGGCGTTCAACGACATCGCCGAGCGCAATCAGCGGCTGGTGACCGAGCTCATGCGGGTGCGCACCGCGGTCGGCCAGGAGGGCCGGCTGAACGAGCGCGTCCGCACCGAGATCGGCCCGGGCGGCTGGAGCACCGCGGTCGACACGGTGAACGGGCTGATCGAGGACGTCAGCCGCCCGGTGGTGGAACTGGACCGGGTGCTCGGCGCGGTCGCCGGGGGCGACCTGTCGCAGCCGATGGCGCTGCAGCTGGACGGCCGTCCGCTGCGCGGGCAGTACGCGGAGCTGGCGAAGACCGTCAACGGGCTGAACGCGCAGCTGTCCCGGTTCGCCGCCGAAGTGATCCGGCTGTCCCGTGAGATCGCCGGCGAGGGCCGCCTCGGCGGGCAGGCCGAGGTCCCGGGCGTGTCGGGGACCTGGCGCGACCTCACCGACTCGGTCAACTTCCTCGCCGACAACCTGACCGAGCAGGTCCGCAACATCGCGTCGGTGACCACCGCGGTGGCCCGGGGCGATCTGACGCAGAAGATCAACGTCGATGCCCGGGGCGAGATCCTCGAACTCAAGAACACCATCAACACGATGGTCGACCAGCTCTCCTCGTTCGCCGACGAAGTCACCCGGGTCTCCCGCGAGGTCGGCTCCGAAGGCCGGCTCGGCGGCCAGGCGCGGGTGCCGGGCGTCGCGGGCACCTGGCGCGACCTCACCGACTCGGTAAACCTGATGGCGGACAACCTGACCGACCAGGTCCGCAACATCTCCCAGGTCGCCACCGCGGTCGCCGCGGGCGATCTGACGAAGAAGATCGACGTGGACGCCCGCGGCGAGATCCTGCAGCTCAAGACCACGCTGAACACCATGGTCGACCAGCTTTCGTCGTTCGCCGACGAGGTCACCCGGGTCGCCCGCGAAGTCGGCAGCGACGGCCGCCTCGGCGGCCAGGCGGAGGTCCCCGGCGCGGCCGGCACCTGGCGGGGCCTGACGGACTCGGTGAACCAGATGGCGGACAACCTGACCGACCAGGTCCGCAACATCTCGCACGTGACCACCGCGGTCGCGAAGGGCGACCTGACGCAGAAGATCACCGTCGACGCGCGCGGCGAGATCCTCGAGCTCAAGACCACGATGAACACGATGGTCGACCAGCTCTCGTCGTTCGCCGACGAAGTCACCCGGGTCGCCCGCGAAGTCGGCACCGAAGGGCAGCTGGGCGGCCAGGCCACCGTCCCCGGGGTCGCCGGCATCTGGCGCGACCTCACCGGCTCGGTGAACTTCATGGCGAACAACCTGACCGCGCAGGTCCGCAACATCGCGCAGGTCGCGACGGCGGTGGCGCGCGGCGACCTGACGAAGAAGATCGCGGTCGACGCCAAGGGCGAGATCCTCGAACTGAAGACCACGCTGAACACGATGGTCGACCAGCTGTCCGCGTTCGCCGACGAAGTCACCCGCGTGTCCCGCGAAGTCGGCACCGACGGGAAGCTCGGCGGCCAGGCGACCGTGCCGGGCGTCGCGGGCACCTGGAAAGACCTCACCGACAACGTGAACTTCATGGCCAACAACCTGACCGAGCAGGTGCGCAACATTTCGCACGTGACCTCGGCGGTGGCCCGCGGGGACCTGACGCAGAAGATCACCGTCGACGCGCGCGGCGAGATCCTGGAACTCAAGAACATCCTGAACACGATGGTCGACCAGCTGTCCGCGTTCGCCGACGAAGTCACCCGCGTGTCTCGCGAAGTCGGCACCGAAGGCCGCCTCGGCGGTCAGGCCCGCGTGCCGGGCGTCGCGGGCACCTGGAAAGACCTCACCGACAACGTGAACGTCATGGCGGACAACCTCACCGTGCAGGTGCGGAGCATCGCCACGATGGCGAGCGCGGTGGCGAACGGCGACTTGTCGAAGAAGATCTCCATCGACGCGGCCGGCGAGGTCGCGGCGCTGGCCGGGACGCTGAACGACATGGTCGAGACGCTGCGCGCGTTCGCCGACGAAGTCACCCGGGTCGCCCGCGAGGTCGGCACCGAAGGCATCCTGGGCGGTCAGGCGCGGGTGCCCGGCGTGGCGGGCACCTGGAAGGACCTGACCGAGAACGTCAACTTCATGGCGCACAACCTGACCAGCCAGGTCCGGAACATCTCGCAGGTCACCACCGCGGTCGCGCGCGGCGACCTGTCCCGCAAGATCGACGTCGACGCCCGGGGCGAGATCCTCGAGCTCAAGACCACGATGAACACGATGGTCGACCAGCTGTCCGCGTTCGCCGCGGAGGTCACCCGCGTGGCGCGCGAGGTCGGCACCGAAGGGAAGCTGGGCGGCCAGGCCGAGGTGGAAGGCGTGTCCGGCACCTGGAAGCGGCTGACGGAGAGCGTGAACCAGCTGGCCGGCAACCTGACCACGCAGGTCCGCGCGATCGGCCAGGTCGCGACGGCGGTGACCGCGGGCGACCTGACCCGGCACATCACCGTGGACGCGTCCGGCGAGCTGGCGGATCTCAAGGACAACATCAACCAGATGATCGCGAACCTCAAGGAGACCACCTCCGCGAACCGCGAACAGGACTGGCTGAAGACGAACCTGGCGCGGCTGTCCGGCCGGATGCAGGGCCACCGCGACCTCGCCTCGGTCGCGACGCTGATTCTGTCCGAGCTGGCCCCGCTGGTCAGCGCGCAGCAGGGCGCGTTCTTCATCGCGCACGACGACGACGGCAGCGGCGACCAGGACAAGCTGCTCGACTGCATCGCCGCCTACGGCCTCGCCCAGGCCCGCACCGGCCTGCGCTTCCGGCTCGGCGAATCGCTGATCGGGCAGGCCGCGGTGGACCGGCGGACGATACTGGTCAACGGCGCTCCGCCGGAGTACGCGCTGGTGTCGTCCGGGCTCGGCTCGGCCCCGCCGGTGAACGTGATCGTGCTGCCGGTGCTGTTCCAGGGCGAGGTGCTGGGCGTGCTGGAGCTGGCGTCGGTCAACGAGTTCTCCGCGGTGCACCTGGACCTGCTGGAGCAGCTGCGGCACACGATCGGCGTCAACGTCAACACGATCCTGTCGAACTCCCGCACCGAGGCGCTGCTGACCGAATCCCAGCGGCTGGCGCAGGAACTGCGCGCCCGGTCCGAGCAGTTGCAGGCGCAGCAAGGGGAACTGCGCCGGTCGAACACCGAACTGGCGGAGAAGGCGGCGCTGCTGGCCCAGCAGAACCGCGACATCGAGGTCAAGAACATCGAGATCGAGCAGGCCCGCCAGGAGCTGGAGGAACGCGCCGGGCAGCTGACGGTGGCGTCGCAGTACAAGAACGAGTTCATGGCGAACATGTCGCACGAGCTGCGCACCCCGCTCAACAGCGCGCTGATCCTCGCGAAACTGCTGTCGGAGAACCCGGAGGGCAACCTCACCGAGAAGCAGATCCAGTTCGCCAGGACGATCTACGCGGCGGGCAGCGACCTGCAGCAGCTGATCAACGACATCCTGGACCTGGCGAAGGTCGAGGCGGGCAAGCTGGACCTGCAGATGTCCGATGTGACGCTGCCGGAGCTGGTGAACTACGTCGAATCGCTGTGCCGCCCGCTGACCGCGGACAAGGGCCTGGAGTTCGCGGTCCTGATCGACCCTCCGGTGCCGGGCAGCGTGCACACCGACGAACATCGCCTCCAGCAGGTGCTGCGCAACCTCTTGTCGAACGCCGCGAAGTTCACCGACGAAGGCGGCGTACGCCTGCACATCCGGATGGCGGAGCCCGGCGAGGTCTCCCAGGAGTCCCTGCGCGCGGCAGCCGGAATCATCGCGTTCGCGGTCGAGGACACCGGAATCGGCATCCCGGAAGAGAAACTGGAAGTCATCTTCGACGCGTTCCGCCAGGCCGACGGGACGACGAGCCGCAAGTACGGCGGAACCGGCCTCGGCCTGTCCATCAGCCAGCAGCTGACCGAGCTGCTGAGCGGCGAACTGCGGGTGAGCAGCACTCCCGGCCGGGGCAGCACGTTCACGCTGTACCTGCCGGTCGGCGCGGCGAACCTGATCGCGTCCACGACCCCGGTCCGCCCGACACCGAAGCTGCCGGTGCTGCCGAGCACTATCACGGTGGCCGAGCCGAACAGCGCCCCGAAGCGTTTCGACGGCGAGAAGGTCCTGATCGTCGACGACGACCTGCGCAACGTCTTCGCCTTGGCGGCCGTGCTGGAACAGGCCGGCCTGGAAGTCATCTACGCGGACACCGGCGTGGCCGGAATCCGGGCGCTGGAGCGGCACGAGGACACCGCGCTGGTGCTGATGGACGTGATGATGCCGGAACTGGACGGCAACGCGACCATCGCCGCCATCCGAGCCGAAGCGGCCCACGAGGACCTTCCGGTGATCGCCGTCACAGCGAAGGCGACGGAAGAAGACCGCGAACGCACCCTGGCGTCCGGAGCGGACGACTACATCACGAAGCCAGTGGACACCGACCTGCTGCTGGACGTGATCGCCGCCCGCCTGGAGGCGGACGCGGCGTCGACGCAGCGGTCTTCGGAGAGGAACGATATGGAGCGGGTGACGGGAATCGAACCCGCGTAG
- a CDS encoding SDR family NAD(P)-dependent oxidoreductase yields MEADVAGAVNEVVSTLGIPHVLHNNVGASVTGEITDLDLATWNRGLALNLTSAYLTCRYAIPVMKQAGRGSIVNVSSLSAIRDTGYTYPAYSAAKSGLNQLTVSLALTYARDGIRVNAVVPGLIETPMVSHQLTDDPAELLARHAMSPTGHMGTPRDVANAAVFLASDRAAYINGVCLPVDGGLSMRCG; encoded by the coding sequence ATCGAGGCCGATGTCGCCGGCGCCGTCAACGAAGTCGTCTCGACCCTGGGCATCCCGCACGTATTGCACAACAACGTTGGCGCGTCGGTCACCGGCGAAATCACCGACCTCGACCTCGCCACGTGGAACCGCGGCCTGGCCCTCAATCTCACCAGCGCCTATCTCACCTGCCGCTACGCCATCCCCGTCATGAAGCAGGCTGGCCGCGGGTCGATCGTCAATGTCTCGTCGTTGTCTGCGATCCGCGACACCGGCTACACCTATCCTGCGTACAGCGCCGCCAAATCCGGCCTCAACCAGCTCACCGTGTCACTTGCGCTGACCTACGCCCGTGACGGCATCCGGGTCAACGCGGTTGTGCCGGGCCTGATCGAGACCCCGATGGTCTCCCATCAGCTCACTGACGATCCGGCCGAACTTCTCGCCCGCCACGCGATGAGCCCGACCGGGCACATGGGAACGCCACGCGATGTGGCCAACGCCGCGGTCTTCCTCGCCTCCGACCGCGCCGCATACATCAACGGCGTGTGCCTGCCCGTCGACGGCGGACTGTCGATGCGCTGCGGCTGA
- a CDS encoding tyrosine-type recombinase/integrase gives MEHKAAQDAEREFAGTLWQEGGWVFAQPTGRPIDPRVDHDEWKSLLAEAQVRDARLHDARHTAATMLLVLKVPLPAIMEIMGWGDAAVAKRYVHVPTEVVSGITNQVGDFLWSDVPDKPTPPEPQPDAEAILAQVQRLLDPSKRSAGGESAEEPPALRAVT, from the coding sequence ATGGAGCACAAGGCGGCTCAGGACGCGGAACGGGAGTTTGCCGGAACACTGTGGCAGGAGGGTGGCTGGGTATTCGCGCAACCGACCGGCCGCCCGATTGATCCGCGCGTCGACCACGACGAGTGGAAGTCGCTGCTAGCCGAGGCGCAGGTGCGCGACGCCAGGCTGCACGATGCTCGCCACACAGCGGCGACGATGCTGCTCGTCTTGAAGGTCCCGCTGCCCGCGATCATGGAGATCATGGGCTGGGGCGACGCCGCAGTGGCCAAGCGTTACGTGCATGTGCCAACCGAGGTTGTCTCGGGGATTACGAACCAGGTAGGGGACTTCCTGTGGAGCGATGTCCCTGACAAGCCCACGCCGCCGGAACCGCAGCCGGACGCTGAGGCGATTCTCGCTCAGGTGCAGCGATTGCTCGACCCTTCGAAGCGCTCCGCCGGCGGCGAGAGCGCCGAGGAGCCGCCGGCCCTCCGAGCGGTGACGTGA
- the istB gene encoding IS21-like element helper ATPase IstB — MSEARRYQQLRSHFSYLKLDNAAEALPRILDQARAENLSMTAALERLLEIEVNATEERRLAGRLRFACLPDPWTLADFDFAAQPGVDEKLIRDLATLRFLDDASNVLFVGPPGVGKTMLATALARGTAEAGNRVYFTTAADLAARCHKAAVEGRWATCMRFFAGPKLLVIDELGYLPLPGDGASALFQVINQRYLKSSTILTTNVGIADWATAFGDATVAAAMLDRLLHRATVVGIDGPSYRLRSHQSTSDKLRKAVNAHVS; from the coding sequence ATGAGCGAGGCCCGCCGCTATCAGCAACTCCGCTCGCACTTCTCCTACCTCAAGCTCGACAACGCCGCCGAAGCCCTGCCCCGCATCCTCGACCAGGCCCGCGCGGAGAACCTGTCGATGACCGCGGCGCTGGAGAGGCTGCTGGAAATCGAGGTCAACGCCACCGAAGAACGCCGCCTCGCCGGCCGGTTGCGGTTCGCCTGCCTCCCGGATCCCTGGACTCTGGCGGACTTCGACTTCGCCGCCCAACCCGGCGTCGACGAGAAACTCATCCGCGACCTGGCGACGCTGCGGTTCCTCGACGACGCCTCCAACGTGTTGTTCGTCGGGCCGCCCGGAGTCGGAAAGACCATGCTCGCCACAGCACTCGCGCGCGGCACGGCCGAAGCCGGCAACCGGGTCTACTTCACCACCGCAGCCGACCTCGCCGCCCGCTGCCACAAGGCCGCGGTCGAAGGACGCTGGGCCACCTGCATGCGGTTCTTCGCCGGACCGAAACTGCTCGTGATCGACGAGCTCGGCTATCTCCCACTGCCCGGCGACGGGGCCTCAGCGTTGTTCCAGGTGATCAACCAGCGTTACCTCAAGTCGAGCACGATCCTGACGACAAACGTCGGGATCGCTGACTGGGCAACGGCTTTCGGAGACGCGACCGTCGCCGCAGCGATGCTGGACCGGCTGCTGCACCGCGCGACCGTCGTCGGTATCGACGGCCCCTCCTATCGACTCCGCTCACATCAGTCCACATCGGACAAGCTGCGCAAGGCGGTGAACGCACATGTCTCCTGA
- the istA gene encoding IS21 family transposase: MLTLEEDVEAQALRAQGWSVSAIARHLGRDRKTIRRYLAGEVVPGKRRPAGPDPFEPFLGYCRARLADDPHLWAATLLDEVTELGYQGGYSTFTRALRRYQLRPHCEPCQVSRGRDVAIITHPPGEETQWDWLELPDPPASWGAGKQAHLLVGALAHSSKWRGVLADAEDFPHLVEALDAVVRRLGGVTQVWRFDRMATVCHPASGRITPAFSQVAKHYGVRSVTCPPRRGNRKGVVEKANHSAAQRWWRTLGDDVTIAEAQAGLDRLAAKLDSRRRVLDGERTTVAGLAAAERLHALPLVAFPAEFDLGRIVTPQALVSFRGNSYSVPPGLGGAQVQVRHRLGADVLRIVTEGGATVAVHHRAPDGAGRVVRDDGHVIALEHAAMGAFSTDRPCTHKTRRPPSAAALAEAARLRGLPATGPAAHVVIDLATYAATAAKLGSAPTYESKED, from the coding sequence ATGCTCACTCTGGAGGAAGACGTGGAGGCGCAGGCGCTGCGTGCTCAAGGCTGGTCGGTCTCGGCGATCGCGCGACATCTCGGACGCGACCGCAAGACGATCCGCCGCTACCTGGCCGGCGAGGTGGTGCCGGGCAAGCGACGGCCAGCGGGGCCGGACCCGTTCGAGCCGTTCCTCGGCTACTGCCGCGCCCGGCTGGCCGACGACCCGCACTTGTGGGCGGCGACGCTGCTGGACGAGGTCACCGAGCTCGGCTACCAAGGCGGCTACTCGACGTTCACCCGGGCGCTGCGCCGCTATCAGCTGCGCCCGCACTGCGAGCCTTGCCAGGTGTCCCGCGGCCGGGACGTCGCGATCATCACCCACCCGCCGGGCGAGGAAACCCAGTGGGACTGGCTCGAGCTGCCGGACCCACCGGCGAGCTGGGGCGCCGGGAAGCAGGCACATCTGCTGGTCGGCGCGCTGGCGCACTCGAGCAAGTGGCGCGGCGTCCTGGCCGATGCCGAGGACTTCCCGCACCTGGTCGAGGCCCTCGACGCGGTGGTCCGGCGCCTGGGCGGGGTGACCCAGGTCTGGCGCTTCGACCGGATGGCCACGGTCTGCCACCCCGCCTCAGGCCGGATCACGCCCGCATTTTCCCAGGTCGCGAAGCATTACGGGGTCCGGTCGGTGACGTGTCCGCCGCGGCGCGGGAACCGCAAGGGTGTGGTCGAGAAGGCCAACCACTCGGCCGCGCAACGCTGGTGGCGCACCCTCGGCGATGACGTCACGATCGCCGAGGCGCAGGCCGGGCTGGATCGTCTCGCGGCCAAGCTCGATAGCCGCCGCCGGGTCCTCGACGGTGAGCGCACCACGGTCGCCGGCCTGGCCGCGGCCGAGCGGCTGCACGCCCTGCCGCTGGTCGCGTTCCCGGCCGAGTTCGACCTCGGCCGGATCGTCACGCCGCAGGCGCTGGTTTCCTTTCGCGGCAACTCCTATTCCGTCCCGCCCGGGCTGGGCGGCGCGCAGGTTCAGGTCCGTCACCGGCTCGGCGCGGACGTGCTGCGGATCGTCACCGAGGGCGGCGCGACGGTCGCGGTCCACCACCGCGCCCCGGACGGGGCCGGCCGGGTCGTCCGCGACGACGGGCACGTGATCGCGCTCGAACACGCCGCGATGGGCGCGTTCAGCACCGATCGGCCCTGCACCCACAAGACGCGCCGGCCGCCGTCGGCGGCGGCGTTGGCCGAAGCAGCACGACTGCGCGGCCTGCCCGCGACGGGGCCCGCGGCCCACGTCGTGATCGACCTGGCCACCTACGCCGCCACCGCGGCGAAGCTGGGCAGCGCACCCACCTATGAGTCCAAGGAGGACTGA